In Chloroflexota bacterium, the genomic window TCAAGGTGGAGCAAATCCGTGCACTGGAGCGTTTGCTGGCGCTGACGCCGCGGGCGGCGCCTTATCGGGTGGCGTTGTTGCTCAACTTTGAGGAAGCCCATCCCAGCGCGGCCAATGCTTTGCTCAAAACGCTGGAAGAGCCGCCGCCTCATGTGGTGCTGTTGCTCACGGCGGAAAGCGCCGAAGCGCTTTTGCCCACGGTGGTTTCCCGCTGCGAGGTGCTGCGGCTGCGCCCCCTCAACCCCGCGGCCCTGGCCGAGGCGCTCCAGCGCTGCCACGGCATGCCGGCGGAAGAGGCTGAATTTCTGGCGCACCTTTCCGGCGGCAGGCCGGGCTATGCCCTGCGCCTGCACCAGACCCCCGAACTGCTGGAAGCCCGCACCGAAGCCCTGGAAAACCTGCTGGCGCTGCTCCCCGCCGACCGCATCCGCCGGTTTGCCTTTGCCGAAGACGCCGCCAAAGACCGTTCTACCCTGGTGGCGTTGTTGACAGTGTGGCTTTCCTTCTGGCGGGATGTGCTCATGGTGGCTTCCGGCGCGCCCTCGGCGCTCACCAACATTGACTATCGCGCGCATCTGGAAGCCCTGGCGGCTGTCGTTCCGCCGGAGCGCGCGCTCGCCGTGGTGCAGGCCATCCTTCAGGCCCTCGATGATGTGGACCATTATGTCAACACCCGTCTGGTGGCTGAAAACCTGATGCTGGCCTTCCCCCTAATTCCTAATTCCTGATTCCTCCCTTTTCCCATTCTGATGCCTATGCACTTCGATGCTTCCCTTCCCCCTTTACCGCTTCGCGATGTGCCTCCGGTGGCGCAGGCTGCCGAGGCGACGGGGTTCGCTGCTATTTGGACGACCGAGACGCAGCACAACCCCTTTCTGCCGCATCCGCTGATTGCCGAACACACCCGCCGTTTGCAAATGGGCACCGCGGTGGCGATTGCCTTTGCCCGCAGCCCCGCCGACCTGGCCTACACCGCGTGGGATCTGGCCGCGGTCTCCGGTGGCCGGTTCATCTTGGGGTTGGGCACCCAGGTCAAGGCACACATCACCCGCCGCTTTGGCATGGCATGGCCCGACTCGGTGGTGGGCAAACTGCGGGAAGAAATTCAAGCCATTCGTGCTTTTTGGCGCACCTGGCAACACGGTGAAAGGCTCAATTTCCGCGGCGAATATTACAAACTGACGCTGATGTCGCCGTTTTTCAACCCTGGCCCGATAGAGCACCCTGATATTCCCATTTACATCGCGGGTGTCAACACCGGGCTGGCGCGGTTGGCGGGTGAGGCCGCCGATGGCTTCCTGGTGCATCCCTTCCACACGGTGCGCTACCTGCAGGAAGTGCTGCTCCCGGCTATCAACGAGGGCGCGGCCAAGGCGACGCGTCCCCGCCCGCAAATTCAACTGACTGCTTTCGTGGTGACCGACGCCGAAGAGGAAAATTTCGTGCGCTCGCAGATTGCGTTCTACGCGAGCACGCCTTCTTACCGGCGGGTCATGCGCTTGCATGGCTGGGAAGATGTGGCCGAGCGGCTTTCCGCCCTCGCTGCCCGCGGCCAGTGGGAAGCCATGCCCGCGCTGGTTTCCGACGAAATGCTGCACACTTTTGCCGTCGTGGCTTCCCCCGCCGAGTTGCCGGCGGCTTTGGAAGAGCGTTACCGTGGGCTTGCCGACCGGTTGAGCCTCTATACCCCCTTCGTCCCCGGCCAGAAAGACGACCTCTGGCAACGGCTTACGCGCCACTTCAACTAAACCATGACCCTCACTCGTTCCATTCCCGGCCCTGACGACATCACCCGCACCACCCTACCCAACGGCATCACCGTGCTGACGCGCCCCAACTTTCAGAGCCAGTCGGTGGTGCTGAGCGGCTTCCTGCAGGTGGGCGCGCTGTTTGACCCTGATGAGAAACTTGGCCTGGCGCGCTTCACCGCTGGCATGTTGCTGCGCGGCACCGAGCATTACACCTTCGACGGCCTCTACGACCTGCTGGAAGCCAACGGGGCGCGCCTTGCTTTCAGCGGGCATACCCACACCACCGGCTTTAGCGGCAAGGCGTTGGCCGAAGACTTGCCCCTGTTGCTGCGCCTGCTGGATGAGGCCCTGCGCCGTCCTACCTTCCCGCCCAACGAAGTGGAGAAATTGCGCGCCCAGTGGTTGACC contains:
- the holB gene encoding DNA polymerase III subunit delta': MAWDLIGHAWAEELLKGHIRRGAVRHAYLITGPNGVGRRTLALRLAQALTCEQPPAPGEACGVCRNCRQIASEQHPDLHIVRRAEGTRVVKVEQIRALERLLALTPRAAPYRVALLLNFEEAHPSAANALLKTLEEPPPHVVLLLTAESAEALLPTVVSRCEVLRLRPLNPAALAEALQRCHGMPAEEAEFLAHLSGGRPGYALRLHQTPELLEARTEALENLLALLPADRIRRFAFAEDAAKDRSTLVALLTVWLSFWRDVLMVASGAPSALTNIDYRAHLEALAAVVPPERALAVVQAILQALDDVDHYVNTRLVAENLMLAFPLIPNS
- a CDS encoding TIGR03617 family F420-dependent LLM class oxidoreductase; the encoded protein is MPMHFDASLPPLPLRDVPPVAQAAEATGFAAIWTTETQHNPFLPHPLIAEHTRRLQMGTAVAIAFARSPADLAYTAWDLAAVSGGRFILGLGTQVKAHITRRFGMAWPDSVVGKLREEIQAIRAFWRTWQHGERLNFRGEYYKLTLMSPFFNPGPIEHPDIPIYIAGVNTGLARLAGEAADGFLVHPFHTVRYLQEVLLPAINEGAAKATRPRPQIQLTAFVVTDAEEENFVRSQIAFYASTPSYRRVMRLHGWEDVAERLSALAARGQWEAMPALVSDEMLHTFAVVASPAELPAALEERYRGLADRLSLYTPFVPGQKDDLWQRLTRHFN